In Saccopteryx leptura isolate mSacLep1 chromosome 11, mSacLep1_pri_phased_curated, whole genome shotgun sequence, the following proteins share a genomic window:
- the LOC136383185 gene encoding pepsin B-like — protein MSTMQILALVLACLHLSEGVERIILKKGKSIRQTMEEKGVLETFLKNHPKADPAAKYHFNNDAVAYEPITNYLDAFYFGEISIGTPPQNFLVLFDTGSSNLWVPSTYCQSPACANHNRFNPSLSSTFRNNGQTYTLSYGSGSLSVVLGYDTVTVQNVVVNNQEFGLSENEPSNPFYYSDFDGILGMAYPNMAVGNAPTVMQSMLQQGQLGLPIFSFYFSRQPTRQYGGELILGGVDNRLYSGQIVWAPVTQELYWQIAIQEFAIGHQATGWCSQGCQAIVDTGTFLLAVPQQYMGSFLQATGAQQAQNGDFVVNCNSVPSLPTITFIISGSQFPLPPSAYVFNNNGYCRLGIEATYLPSPSGQPLWILGDVFLKEYYSVYDMANNRVGFAFSA, from the exons ATGAGCACCATGCAGATCCTGGCCTTGGTCTTGGCTTGTCTACACCTCTCAGAGGGTGTGGAAAG AATCATTCTGAAAAAAGGCAAGTCCATCCGCCAGACAATGGAGGAGAAGGGTGTCCTGGAAACATTTCTAAAGAACCACCCAAAGGCGGATCCAGCCGCCAAGTACCATTTCAACAATGACGCTGTTGCTTACGAACCCATCACCAACTACTTGGAT GCTTTCTATTTTGGGGAGATCAGCATTGGGACACCACCCCAAAATTTCCTGGTCCTCTTTGACACGGGCTCCTCCAACCTGTGGGTGCCCTCCACCTACTGCCAGAGCCCGGCCTGCG CCAATCACAACAGGTTCAACCCCAGCCTGTCTTCCACCTTCAGAAACAACGGGCAGACTTACACCCTGTCCTACGGCAGTGGCAGCCTGAGCGTGGTCCTGGGATATGACACGGTGACC GTTCAGAACGTCGTCGTCAACAACCAGGAGTTTGGCCTGAGTGAGAATGAGCCCAGCAACCCCTTCTACTATTCAGACTTTGATGGGATCCTGGGGATGGCCTACCCCAACATGGCGGTGGGCAACGCCCCGACGGTCATGCAGAGCATGCTGCAGCAGGGCCAGCTCGGCCTGCCCATCTTCAGCTTCTACTTCTCCCG ACAACCCACCCGTCAGTACGGCGGAGAGCTCATCCTGGGAGGCGTGGACAACCGACTTTATTCCGGTCAGATCGTCTGGGCCCCCGTCACCCAGGAACTGTACTGGCAGATTGCCATCCAGGA GTTCGCCATCGGTCACCAGGCCACGGGCTGGTGCTCCCAGGGCTGCCAGGCCATCGTGGACACGGGCACCTTCCTGCTGGCTGTTCCCCAGCAGTACATGGGCTCCTTCCTGCAGGCGACAGGAGCCCAGCAGGCGCAGAATGGTGAC TTTGTGGTCAACTGCAACTCCGTGCCAAGCTTGCCcaccatcaccttcatcatcagcGGGTCCCagttccctctgcctccctctgcctaTGTCTTCAAC AACAATGGCTACTGCAGACTTGGCATTGAGGCCACTTACCTGCCCTCCCCCAGTGGGCAGCCCCTGTGGATTCTGGGAGATGTCTTCCTCAAGGAGTATTACTCCGTTTACGACATGGCCAACAACAGGGTGGGCTTTGCCTTCTCCGCCTAG